In Silvanigrella paludirubra, the following are encoded in one genomic region:
- a CDS encoding FAD-dependent oxidoreductase codes for MTNNQFFDVIIVGAGAFSCFSALLLKQKGMNVAVVYSENTSPMESFLQTLNTCWPSLNDPPTRAEVAHGHEVALYLHEFCIKGLNYFKETLLPLIEDQNNWLEADCFRIGAKDFEVEELVDAFNLGFGLKKTENASVFKEDKSSLICLNSKLFQENIIKSLAKNNVTLIPYDVIKLEERQSKCILELKNNSIIESEIVVLGSSLNIAKIMPKFQSILIPMSDSLFEYELDNPENSQFKPINLRASNGHICASVFNQKDKIKIKLSGPRFLLPGAGAGFDLTKKELDNKVFQNIEKYHREIVFNLIANLIPNHNIFINKSVELISKKILVDCYPCDELPLLGEYGKLGRILGNTGWLATGLSSGSWAASIICELILNEKSLELHSRLHPRRLFTKFVNN; via the coding sequence ATGACTAATAATCAGTTTTTTGATGTTATTATAGTTGGTGCTGGAGCATTTTCTTGCTTTAGTGCTTTATTATTAAAACAAAAAGGAATGAATGTAGCTGTTGTTTATTCCGAAAATACCTCTCCAATGGAGTCCTTTTTACAAACTTTAAATACTTGCTGGCCTTCTTTAAATGATCCACCTACACGCGCAGAAGTTGCTCATGGTCATGAGGTTGCCTTATACCTCCATGAATTTTGTATAAAAGGACTAAATTACTTTAAAGAAACATTACTGCCTTTAATTGAAGATCAAAATAATTGGCTTGAAGCTGATTGTTTTCGCATTGGAGCTAAAGATTTTGAGGTAGAAGAATTAGTTGATGCTTTTAATTTAGGTTTTGGTCTTAAAAAAACTGAAAATGCAAGTGTTTTTAAAGAAGATAAAAGTTCTTTGATTTGTCTTAATAGCAAACTTTTTCAAGAAAATATAATAAAATCTTTAGCTAAAAATAATGTTACTTTAATTCCTTATGATGTTATAAAATTAGAAGAGAGGCAATCTAAATGTATCTTAGAATTAAAAAATAACAGCATTATTGAAAGCGAAATTGTTGTATTAGGAAGTTCATTGAATATTGCTAAGATTATGCCTAAATTTCAATCCATATTAATTCCTATGAGTGATTCTTTATTTGAGTATGAGCTAGATAATCCTGAAAATTCTCAGTTTAAACCTATTAATTTAAGAGCGTCAAACGGTCATATTTGTGCTTCTGTATTTAATCAAAAAGATAAAATAAAAATAAAACTATCGGGCCCTCGTTTTTTATTACCAGGTGCTGGTGCAGGTTTTGATCTAACAAAAAAAGAATTGGATAATAAGGTTTTTCAAAATATAGAAAAATATCATAGAGAAATTGTTTTTAACTTAATTGCAAATCTAATTCCAAATCATAATATTTTTATTAATAAATCTGTAGAATTAATTTCAAAAAAAATTTTAGTAGATTGTTATCCTTGTGATGAACTTCCCCTTTTAGGTGAATATGGAAAATTAGGTCGTATTCTTGGAAATACAGGATGGTTAGCTACTGGATTATCTTCAGGATCATGGGCTGCATCTATTATATGTGAGCTTATTTTAAATGAGAAGAGCCTTGAGCTTCATTCAAGACTTCATCCAAGAAGGCTTTTTACAAAGTTTGTAAATAATTAA
- a CDS encoding ATP-grasp domain-containing protein → MEKNTGNQANPICIVDAYSTGKKLAHEFLKFEKKCVHVKSSLANANDHKRNEFLDEILFDGNIKKLEIDLIKYNPSHIIAGSEMGVELADKLVEIFKLTNACDPKTTLLRRNKYFMHERLKELSLPCVKQFKSDNENEIIKWAENLNSWPVVIKPLNSAASDGVTICENILDVKTAFNRIYKHENKLGIKNEEVLAQEFLDGTQYFVNTVSWNGNHYISEIWKQNRRRLHGRAFLFESMSLCPSNGNIENELIKYTKEVLNALNLTHGAAHNEIMWTDKGPVLIELNARLMGASIDDSAFIEALGYTQAQLLALAYIHPQKFINKYVNQNYKIFKNLSEVSFLFHKDGILKDFPKKEIIENMESFYSFNGLSEIESIVKKTEDTIGLPGFVYLLHESEKIIANNLSKIMEWQRNNEIFTIE, encoded by the coding sequence ATGGAAAAAAATACGGGGAATCAAGCTAATCCTATCTGTATTGTTGATGCCTATTCAACCGGTAAAAAATTAGCTCATGAATTTCTTAAATTTGAAAAAAAATGTGTTCATGTAAAAAGCTCACTTGCAAATGCAAACGATCACAAAAGAAACGAATTTTTAGATGAAATATTATTTGACGGTAATATCAAAAAATTAGAAATTGATCTCATAAAATATAATCCATCCCATATTATTGCAGGCTCAGAAATGGGTGTTGAACTTGCTGATAAATTGGTTGAGATTTTTAAATTAACAAATGCTTGTGACCCAAAGACTACATTATTAAGAAGAAATAAATATTTTATGCATGAAAGGCTTAAAGAATTATCCTTACCATGTGTTAAGCAATTTAAATCAGATAATGAAAATGAAATCATAAAATGGGCGGAAAATTTAAACTCTTGGCCAGTTGTTATAAAGCCATTAAATAGTGCTGCAAGTGATGGAGTAACAATTTGTGAAAATATATTAGATGTAAAAACAGCCTTTAACAGAATTTATAAACATGAGAATAAGTTAGGAATTAAAAATGAAGAAGTTCTTGCACAAGAGTTTTTAGATGGAACCCAATATTTTGTAAATACTGTTAGCTGGAATGGAAATCATTATATTTCAGAAATTTGGAAACAAAATAGAAGGCGCTTACATGGAAGAGCTTTTTTATTTGAAAGCATGTCACTTTGCCCAAGTAACGGAAATATAGAAAATGAATTAATAAAATATACAAAAGAGGTTTTAAACGCTTTAAATTTAACTCATGGTGCTGCTCATAATGAAATTATGTGGACAGATAAAGGACCTGTCCTAATTGAATTAAATGCAAGATTAATGGGCGCATCAATCGATGATTCTGCTTTTATTGAGGCTCTAGGCTATACACAGGCACAATTATTAGCCCTTGCTTACATTCATCCTCAAAAATTTATAAATAAATATGTAAATCAAAATTATAAAATATTTAAAAATCTTTCAGAAGTTTCTTTTCTTTTTCATAAAGATGGAATTCTTAAAGATTTTCCCAAAAAAGAAATTATAGAAAACATGGAGTCTTTTTATAGTTTTAATGGATTAAGTGAAATCGAATCTATAGTTAAAAAAACAGAAGATACAATTGGTTTACCCGGATTTGTTTATTTATTACATGAAAGTGAAAAAATAATTGCAAACAATTTAAGTAAAATTATGGAATGGCAAAGAAATAACGAAATTTTTACAATTGAATAA
- a CDS encoding aminotransferase class V-fold PLP-dependent enzyme: MNSLNNKKMSLNDHDETWNIFRNNYILDQKIIHFTLAIHVPHSLSLNKEIDYYRKLIDTNPDLMRRERHKYTTETLEAAARYLGTDKSLIALTDSSTMSLSLILNGFEFQNGTEILTTDSEHYSLEKLCESSAKKYNLTLKKIDISNILHNISKKQIVKSIVDNINDKTCLIAISWVNSKYGIKFPLKEISKELKKINFSREENKKILLCVDGVHGFGIENLNSIHDLGVDFFASGCHKWLFGPRGTGLLWCSERGWKKLNPIIPSFEKIAWDHYLEWDNKKYNEDELIKSRMCTPGGFKTFEYFWALKHAFETHEKIGKENIQERVHYFSQICKNEIKKIPNAILLTPISSSLSSGFVCFNIKGINPSEIVTKMGEHNIIIGQSPYKDSCLRITPSIYNTEEEVLFACNKLFEIVNELNHEDKK; this comes from the coding sequence ATGAATTCTCTCAATAATAAAAAAATGAGCTTAAATGATCATGATGAAACTTGGAATATTTTTAGAAATAATTATATTTTGGATCAAAAAATAATTCATTTTACATTAGCAATTCATGTGCCACATAGTTTATCATTAAATAAAGAAATAGATTATTATAGAAAATTAATAGATACGAATCCAGATTTAATGAGAAGAGAAAGACATAAATACACCACAGAAACTCTCGAAGCTGCTGCTCGGTATTTAGGTACAGATAAAAGCTTAATTGCTTTAACAGATAGCTCTACTATGAGCTTATCACTTATTTTAAATGGATTTGAATTTCAAAATGGAACAGAAATATTAACTACTGATAGTGAACATTATTCATTAGAAAAGCTTTGTGAAAGTTCTGCTAAAAAATATAATTTAACTTTAAAAAAAATAGACATTTCAAACATATTACATAATATTTCTAAGAAACAAATAGTAAAAAGTATTGTTGATAATATTAATGATAAAACCTGTCTTATTGCTATTTCTTGGGTAAATTCAAAATATGGTATTAAATTTCCTTTAAAAGAAATATCAAAAGAATTAAAAAAAATAAATTTTTCTCGTGAAGAAAATAAAAAAATTCTTTTGTGTGTAGATGGTGTTCATGGTTTTGGTATTGAAAATTTAAATTCAATTCATGATCTGGGAGTCGACTTTTTTGCATCAGGATGCCATAAATGGTTATTTGGACCAAGAGGAACGGGATTATTATGGTGCAGTGAGAGGGGTTGGAAAAAATTAAATCCCATAATTCCTTCGTTTGAAAAAATTGCATGGGATCATTATTTAGAATGGGATAATAAAAAATATAATGAAGACGAATTAATCAAGTCGCGTATGTGTACACCGGGCGGTTTTAAAACTTTCGAATATTTTTGGGCACTAAAACATGCTTTTGAAACACATGAAAAAATTGGTAAAGAAAATATTCAAGAAAGAGTTCATTATTTTTCTCAAATTTGCAAAAACGAAATTAAAAAAATTCCCAATGCAATTTTATTAACACCTATTTCTTCTTCTCTATCGTCAGGTTTTGTTTGTTTTAATATAAAAGGGATAAACCCTTCAGAAATTGTTACTAAAATGGGTGAGCATAATATCATAATCGGACAATCACCATACAAAGACTCTTGTCTCAGAATAACTCCTAGTATTTATAATACAGAAGAAGAAGTTTTATTTGCTTGTAATAAATTATTTGAAATTGTTAATGAGTTAAATCATGAAGATAAAAAATGA
- a CDS encoding ABC transporter substrate-binding protein: MKFKKNEIKKLILAIIIPIVIFALFNKVKSLNRNSVIFPSDETITINLSEIPQVPWDTSRAVSHVIETFSASVHGCLILKDENSFEGNLKQNTLLENYYCEGNICHATLKSDILFHNGREVTAYDIEFSLIRSIIQKNKNIVVASIIDDIIGIEDLSNENILLKKINSYNYPTGLVKGIEVVDNYNIVFKLKRKNKFFFDKIAIGRIPIVPIEEFDSSYTNWKRYPIGFGKYKVDYVNWEKYEFVLKRFKKSENIPKYIRFIFSNKDEGDIKILLGDSGRGKSGTDRRIIFPSIYSNGGFLFNFKTKLGANKKFREAISLALDREKIAYTAYYKEITPEDQMIPLFSSMREYRADMPIQSQNVEKAKMLLDQVPHELWKNKIFHVHTYWANIKNINSLPYIQEIINQLKDVGIHTVFHDTDLSYPKFKIDDQNVMWWTGFGFSSNDPNKNFSFFKKDSYYMNEAPNDPLFDTLYNESVKNGTVSNIYTKRLCKYFTENNIFVIVLNQKMSFAYNSERISSLGEQHNGVLFYVWKMKLR; encoded by the coding sequence ATGAAATTTAAAAAAAATGAAATAAAAAAATTGATTTTAGCAATCATAATTCCAATTGTTATATTTGCATTATTTAATAAAGTTAAAAGTCTAAATAGAAACTCAGTCATTTTTCCATCAGATGAAACAATAACAATTAATTTATCTGAAATACCACAAGTTCCTTGGGATACTTCGAGAGCTGTTTCGCATGTCATTGAAACGTTTTCTGCCTCTGTTCATGGTTGTTTAATTTTAAAAGATGAAAATTCATTTGAAGGCAATTTAAAACAAAATACACTTTTAGAAAATTACTATTGCGAAGGTAATATATGTCACGCAACATTAAAAAGCGATATTTTATTTCATAATGGCCGTGAAGTTACTGCTTACGATATTGAATTTTCTTTAATAAGAAGTATTATTCAAAAAAATAAAAATATCGTAGTTGCTTCTATAATTGATGATATTATTGGTATTGAAGACCTATCAAATGAAAATATTTTACTTAAAAAAATTAATTCATATAATTATCCGACTGGGTTAGTAAAGGGGATTGAAGTTGTAGATAATTATAATATTGTCTTTAAATTAAAAAGAAAAAATAAATTTTTCTTTGATAAAATAGCAATTGGACGTATTCCAATTGTACCTATTGAAGAGTTTGATTCTAGTTATACAAATTGGAAAAGATATCCCATTGGATTTGGTAAATATAAAGTAGATTATGTTAACTGGGAAAAATATGAGTTTGTTTTAAAGAGATTTAAAAAATCGGAAAATATTCCTAAATACATACGATTTATTTTTAGTAATAAAGATGAAGGAGATATAAAAATATTATTAGGTGATTCTGGAAGAGGAAAATCAGGAACGGATAGGAGAATTATTTTTCCAAGCATATATTCAAATGGAGGTTTTTTATTTAATTTTAAAACGAAATTAGGAGCTAATAAAAAATTTAGAGAAGCAATTTCTCTAGCTTTAGATCGAGAAAAAATTGCATATACTGCTTATTATAAAGAGATTACACCTGAAGATCAAATGATCCCACTTTTTAGTTCAATGAGAGAGTACCGTGCAGATATGCCAATTCAAAGTCAAAATGTTGAAAAAGCAAAAATGCTATTAGATCAAGTTCCTCATGAACTTTGGAAAAATAAAATTTTTCATGTTCATACCTATTGGGCAAATATTAAAAATATCAATTCATTGCCTTATATTCAAGAAATTATAAATCAATTAAAAGATGTTGGTATTCATACGGTATTCCACGATACAGATTTAAGTTATCCAAAATTTAAAATAGATGATCAAAATGTAATGTGGTGGACAGGATTTGGATTTTCTTCAAATGATCCAAATAAAAACTTTTCATTTTTTAAAAAAGATTCTTATTATATGAATGAAGCACCAAATGATCCTTTATTTGATACTTTGTATAATGAATCTGTTAAAAATGGTACGGTATCTAATATTTATACTAAAAGATTATGTAAGTATTTTACGGAAAATAATATTTTTGTAATCGTTTTAAATCAAAAAATGTCTTTTGCATATAATTCAGAACGAATTTCATCATTAGGTGAACAGCATAATGGCGTATTATTTTATGTTTGGAAAATGAAACTAAGATAA
- a CDS encoding FAD/NAD(P)-binding protein, translating to MKIKNDYDIVVIGGGAQGTAFLSSIYHFVMKHNISHFIKIGVIDKKENMGCGQVYNNDYPWIIMNTPTTDLSIMKNEPFDFFKWVESNKNELSLLNNNTEFVPRSVFGLYLKEKYYFFQKELIKYSIIVEDIYDQANDILYQNNENNITISLTSGNSIKTSYVLFATGPNSPQDHYNLKEYKNYIHNPFPAIKNLANIPNKSNIAIIGSNLTAIDISITLSHLGHSGKIFMTSRNGKLPEVKGKYLKSYTPKNVLYENFEKLFHDKGTELNLIDLTRLIRKELKNHGFNWRDYFFDKKSKPECTIDFEQRVEEARNGPTPFNIILGMIPEIAKTWRLVSSEQIEIFMSNFYRNVHQKHGAIPLINAEKILSLLKNEKLILKGNLNHIKYNNNNFYLNFENSNESLICDYIINATGPNRSICSNESKPLFLTPCANGFIKEIKIGGTIIDTKSGMILRNDGKFENRLRAIGHNAEGSHPFINNFAWILESTSEVAYSLINEVIHGKKYGESS from the coding sequence ATGAAGATAAAAAATGATTATGATATAGTTGTTATTGGTGGTGGAGCTCAAGGTACCGCTTTTTTATCTTCTATTTATCATTTCGTAATGAAGCATAACATTTCACATTTTATAAAAATAGGTGTAATTGATAAAAAAGAAAATATGGGATGTGGTCAAGTTTACAATAATGATTATCCTTGGATAATCATGAATACCCCCACCACAGATCTTTCCATTATGAAAAATGAACCATTTGATTTTTTTAAATGGGTCGAATCAAACAAAAATGAACTATCTTTATTAAATAATAATACAGAGTTTGTTCCAAGAAGTGTTTTTGGCCTTTATTTAAAAGAAAAATATTATTTTTTCCAAAAAGAATTGATAAAATATTCAATAATTGTAGAAGATATTTATGATCAAGCTAATGATATATTATATCAGAATAATGAGAATAATATAACAATATCTTTAACATCAGGAAATTCAATAAAAACGAGTTATGTATTATTTGCTACAGGTCCAAATTCACCACAAGATCATTACAATTTAAAAGAATATAAAAATTATATTCACAATCCATTTCCTGCAATTAAAAATTTAGCTAACATACCAAATAAATCAAATATTGCTATAATTGGATCTAATTTAACGGCAATAGATATTTCAATTACATTAAGTCATCTAGGGCATAGCGGTAAAATATTTATGACTTCAAGAAACGGAAAACTTCCTGAAGTTAAAGGAAAGTATTTAAAATCTTATACTCCAAAAAATGTTTTATATGAAAATTTTGAAAAATTATTTCATGATAAAGGAACAGAATTAAATTTAATTGATTTAACAAGATTAATTCGTAAAGAATTAAAGAATCATGGATTCAATTGGAGAGACTATTTTTTTGATAAAAAATCAAAACCAGAATGTACTATTGATTTTGAACAAAGAGTGGAAGAAGCAAGAAATGGCCCAACTCCATTCAATATTATTTTAGGAATGATTCCAGAAATTGCTAAAACATGGCGACTTGTATCAAGTGAACAAATTGAAATATTTATGTCAAATTTTTACAGAAATGTTCATCAAAAACATGGAGCTATTCCTTTAATAAATGCTGAAAAAATACTTTCACTTCTAAAAAATGAAAAGTTAATTCTGAAAGGAAATTTGAATCACATAAAATATAATAATAATAATTTTTATCTTAATTTTGAAAATTCAAATGAAAGTTTAATTTGTGATTATATTATAAATGCAACAGGTCCAAATCGATCAATATGTTCCAATGAATCAAAACCATTATTTTTAACTCCATGTGCTAATGGTTTTATTAAAGAAATTAAAATAGGTGGCACCATAATTGACACAAAAAGTGGTATGATATTGAGGAATGATGGAAAATTTGAAAACAGATTAAGAGCTATTGGTCATAATGCAGAAGGCTCTCATCCATTTATAAATAACTTTGCTTGGATTCTAGAATCTACAAGTGAAGTTGCATATTCACTTATTAATGAGGTTATTCATGGAAAAAAATACGGGGAATCAAGCTAA
- a CDS encoding O-methyltransferase, which yields MFEFNLEDFNSSKINEVIHFINNKTKELGFDMASRPETGALLRVLAASKPNGRFLEIGTGTGLGTAWLLEGMDKNSKLISIECDKNVQSVAKEAFLNDDRLELIYDNGSDFLKNQIPNSYDMIFADAYPGKYEFLDETLNLLKPGGIYIVDDMLPQADWPEDHFPLAKGVLDSLKNLKNVVSVGLNWSSGLIIIVPKRN from the coding sequence ATGTTCGAATTTAATTTAGAAGATTTTAATTCAAGTAAAATAAATGAAGTAATTCATTTTATAAATAATAAAACAAAAGAGCTTGGTTTTGATATGGCTTCGAGGCCAGAAACAGGTGCATTATTAAGGGTACTTGCTGCCTCAAAACCGAATGGAAGATTTTTGGAAATTGGAACCGGAACAGGATTAGGAACCGCATGGTTATTAGAAGGTATGGATAAAAATTCTAAATTAATTAGTATTGAATGCGATAAAAATGTTCAATCAGTTGCAAAAGAAGCCTTTCTTAATGACGATAGACTTGAACTCATTTATGATAATGGTAGTGATTTTTTAAAAAACCAAATTCCTAATAGCTACGATATGATTTTTGCAGATGCTTATCCTGGTAAATATGAATTTTTAGATGAAACTTTGAACTTATTAAAACCAGGTGGAATTTATATTGTGGATGACATGCTTCCACAAGCAGATTGGCCTGAGGATCATTTTCCATTAGCAAAAGGCGTATTAGATAGTTTAAAAAATTTAAAAAACGTTGTCTCAGTTGGTTTAAATTGGTCAAGCGGATTAATTATTATTGTACCTAAAAGAAATTAA
- a CDS encoding RrF2 family transcriptional regulator, whose product MQLTLYTDYSLRVLIYLATKKDDLSTIDEISNKFNISKNHLTRVVHKLGEKGVIKTIRGKGGGICLAHSPKDINLGKIIKEMESNFELVECFNPEKNTCMLSPYCSLKGILYEARQAFFKVLENKTLADIAVNKNIFL is encoded by the coding sequence ATGCAATTAACCTTATATACAGATTATTCTTTAAGAGTGCTTATTTATTTAGCTACAAAAAAGGATGATTTATCTACAATAGATGAAATTTCTAACAAATTTAACATTTCCAAAAATCATTTAACTCGTGTTGTGCATAAATTGGGTGAAAAAGGGGTCATTAAAACTATCCGTGGAAAAGGCGGTGGTATTTGTTTAGCTCATTCCCCTAAAGATATAAATTTGGGCAAAATAATCAAAGAAATGGAAAGCAATTTTGAGTTGGTAGAATGTTTTAATCCTGAAAAAAATACATGTATGCTGTCACCATATTGTTCTTTAAAGGGAATTTTATATGAAGCAAGGCAAGCTTTTTTTAAAGTCTTAGAAAACAAAACCTTAGCTGATATTGCGGTGAATAAAAATATCTTTCTTTAA